DNA from Rhizophagus irregularis chromosome 6, complete sequence:
CAAGCTacagaaaaacaaaaagaagtACAAACAAGATTAGATGCTTTGAATTCATTTAAACAATTAGTTGAGGAacaaagtattatattacagCCCGAAATATTACATACAATTAGTGGTTTATTGCGAGATTCtgtaaatgaaataaaagaatggATTGTAGATTTTTTGGATTTTACTTTTATGAAAATTGGATTATCGCGGACATTACGGAAAGATAgtatgtttcttttttgatttcaactggaaattttttaattataatttaggagTAATATAGGGAATATATCCTTCTTTATAagaatagattttattttatttcatttttttttttagttaggaaggtttaaataaatgttaaataataaaaaaaaaatttaaataaaaaaaaaattttatttcccttaaacaaattattgttttaatgacatattattaataattttgtgaaATAAATGTACATTGAACCAGGTTTAGAAAAAGTGTTACCTTCCATAGGATATATTATCAACTACGAATCATCTCCtgctataattaaaaaagcaaTACTTTGGAATGCGTCAGTTTATccattaatatttgaaagagtGTGAGTTCATTTGATGAAAATCTTTCAGTTACTTTTTCGTCagtgagaaaattttttttggtttaagtGCAATTATTGGGTATTCAATTTGCTAATTTTCAgatctaaaatttttctattggATTATGTTTTATAAAGAGTCGAAAATGCATCAGATTCCACTTCTCTTTGGAATATTTCTTTATCTATCAAGTCTCAAATAATGAGATTTTTTGATTCAGAAAATACTAGTCAAGGCATTAAATTTTGTGCCGTTAAGTACCTTGTAACGGTTGCAAAAGTTCAATCTCGTCGTATGCCGGATtctttggtaatttttttgttttaattagttaattagttaatttttacttaaagagaaaaaatatttatcttgtGATTtgtgattttctttttttccttcgATTTTAGGGTAAACCTGAAGAAGACATTTCGTTGTCCCATTGTCATTCTTTACATCCCATATTGGATTTACAATATCTTGAAAAAGAGTCAATTTCAATCGTTAATGGAATGTTGACAGTAATGCGAACAGAGTTAGTACAAATAAATGATGCCGTTCTATTATTTGTATAAGTGGTTAACATAATTGTTTTATAGATCAAGTAGCGTCATTACGGCTATAATCAATGCGTTTGGACCCTTATTGAGGGTAAGACCACAATATGTCTTAACATTTGTTAATCATGTTGTATCATGGACTAAAATCCCGGAAAGAAACTTGCGTTTAAGTCAATTTCAGATTAGGAGTGTTAATAAGTCTATGAAGGTGCAATTGATGGCATTATTAAGGTGATagtgataatttattaattttaaattttttttttattaaaaaaaaattttggtgattattaaaaattcaatttcacTTTTAATAGAATACATGAAAATGCAACTTTCGTTATGGAAATTCTTAATGCTATAATTGCATTAGGAGGCAAGAATGATCCTTCCAAGTTTCCAAGACAGTTCCGTAGGCATTTACAAAGAGATTCTATTGAAGAAAATGGACGTGGAGCTGTACAAAGGATTCCAAATACTCAACAATCAAATATTAGTGTAAGTAATTCATcgaaatcaattattattatttttataatattagtaatttattaatattattttcttaatgttatttatataaagtttgATCCTTCGCAATTTGCGCTTCCTTTTGTTGTTGAAGTCATTTGTTTAGTTTTAAAAACGATTCCACAAGAAAGATTGAATCAAGCTAAAAAGGTTTGTAGTGTGAACATTTTATTTTGAGATTTCATCAACCGGTTAAATTATTGATCCTAGGGATAATAGTTTATGATGGTCAATACTCGATAAGCGGAACCCTATGTTTTATTCGGAAAAACTTGAAAATCGATAGATAAGTTTCTTAAATACTGAAATATATAGGATCCTCATTTCATAACGATAAGTAAAGTAATTAAGTGGGTCGATAACATGTTGTCTAATAACCAGGCAAATTATATCACAAATGTTCACCTTGTATAACACAATTTTCTAATTTcctattattcaatttaaatgcTATTAGGCAATACAAGAACGAAATGCCAAACAAGCAGCATTAGCAGCACCATCAGTACCGCAGCCTGAAACTGAATCAAAACCAAAAGTTCGGGATCAAAAACCACGTGATCCACGTTTAGAAGAGGAGGAAGAAgaggatgatgatgatgagtaTGACGCGGGTAATGCGATCATTGTTGAAGATGACAGATTGGAAAGAGTGATAAATGAAATAGTTCAAGAAATACCTTTAGATTCTGATTCTGATTTATCAGTTGAAATggaagataaaaaattcaaatatgaaCCTACGTCTCCTCCATATGAAGTTAATGATATGGATATCGAGGATGTTTACAATGATGATATTGCTGCAGAGCCACCGAAATCAGATATGATGGAAGATATAACTCCAACTCCACCTGAAGTCGAATCAACGCCGGAACCACAAGTTGTTTCTATTCCCGCTTTCAAATTTCAACCTTATGCCCTTCCACCTCCTGAATCTTTATCACATGATCAATCTAattctttcataaaaaatgcctttgaaaatatattggaCGTTGAAGCTGCGTTATCTGCTGATGTAAAAGATAAACGTTCGAATGTTGTTCTGACAACTTTGTCTAATGGGAAACGACTGTCAAAGTCACAATTGCACATAATGGCTTCAAGGTTTTTGACGCGAGGTCTTGAGACTTTTGAGGATGATCGTAAACAATTTGATGATTTAAGAGAATTGGTCATTAAATTCATACTGAAAGATTTCAGAAATaagtaagttttttatttagtaaccTTTTTTAGTGAAAATTGAATtcaccaaattattttaaattttcttaatcaGAACGGATTTTGCGTTAACATGGCTTGACGAGGAATGGTATCATGACTCCATCATGTTGCGTAAAGACCCATCATATGTAAGAACTATTTCTTcctgttattattattattattattttctatgttgctatgaataataatttattaaatttaaatttttttcagaaatccAATTACTCAATTTGGTTATGTAGATTGTTAGACAGGATTATGCCAGCACTTGAAGATCGTATATTTACACAATTTCTCTTAGATGTTCCCGAATTGTTTGAAGATGCTGTTGATCGCATCAAGATCTTTTGTAACGATCCTGATAGGTGATTATGCATTCACGtcttaaaatagtttttaaccAAATTAATGACcgagttaaaattttatcttggTCCTTTATAGGAGTTCTCTTGGATTCACTACTCTAAGCGAATTGATCGAACTTCGGCCACCAGCAAGACCATTTTGTCTAAAAATCCTATTAGCATATTGTCTGCATAAAGGTcaataatttagataaaaatcattttagtaaaatttatattattttgacacgattttttcttttgataaaattcaGATGAACGGCCAAGAAGTTCCGCTATTACTACCGCTAACAAATGGTTTCCAGTTCATCCAGTGATTGGTGGCGAGGTTGAATCTTTTGCATTACAGTCATTAAAACAACTTACCCAAGAGGTACCGCCTCCAACGTACGactatcattatcatcatagtGAAGTTTCAGAATTAGCAAAGGAAGAAGTAAAAGACGAGGAAAAGAAATGGACACAAATAGACGTAGAGCGACATCttgatttatttctttctttgtgtgcaaaaaaaagacaattatttgaaaagtagatatattttgatttatttcatatatatatatatatatatattatcttaaagattctaacatttttatttttttaaagattagtTTCAATCTACATCGAATCATCAGATTCCATTCAAAAGTTTATTCGTAATTACtcacaaaaaattattgatacaATTGGGTTAACTggattaatagaattattccAAACTTTTCCAGACGGTGCTGAAGATTTTGTATTGAGATTATTAATCGTATATACAAATAAGACAGGTAATTATTTAAAGGATACATGGTTTATTCATTCTTGGAATTATtgtattaatgatttttacataattaagTGCAACCGCCAACACAGTTAATAAATACTGCAAAGTCTGTAATTGTACAGAGAAATCTAGATGGAAGATTTCTATTTCCGATTATTGCATACTTTGAAAAGGTACTCTATCTAACTCAATTCATGATGAAACTATAtagatattaatatatttttattataataaaataaaggaagAAATATTACGACATCTTCCTAAAGTCATATTAACGCTTGATGCAACAGAAAAACAGAgagaaattgtaaaaaaagttttctcgAAGATTATAACAATTTCTGCAAAAACTCCTACACCACTGGAACCAAGAGAATTGTTGGTTTTTTTACATCAATTGAAGCAAAATGAAGTTCCATTAAAACACTCTGTTGAAGGTAAACGTTATTTATatgttgattttattttgtcaCATCgaatgtttatttattctttaataaattttgtagcAATTCATGTGTGCTTTAAGTTAACAAATATATTCACTTCACAAATATTGGGTGCGGTGTTGCAGCATTTATCTGTACAACCCGAATTGCCACCACCTTTTATGAGAACGGTATGATTACTTTGTAACGtgcgatttattttaaaatattagtgttattaatataattatttttttaggtgacATTGAGTGTTAgagcatataaaaatttatctggATTTGTAAATGAATTATTGTTGCGATATATTAATCAGATTTGGCAGAATGAGATGTTACGTAAAGGATTTATATTGTATTGTACAGAATATTGCCTTAAGGTAAGTAATTATTGTATCttgaatatttatctttagatatattataatgtaataatggcatatttatatctttatttagATACAAccaaatgattttaaattcttattaCGATTACCTAAAACTCAAATATTAGACGTATTAGAACAAAGTGATAGTACGTTAAAAAAGCAATTTAGAAACACTATATTAGAATCTAATGCAGATCAAAGACGGTTACTACCAGGATATTTGATTGAATTGTTagaaatcaataattaaaattagtttcaactttttttttccttttaaataattgttaatcaaataaaatttgtttaagttttgtaatttattagtataattttctgatttacttgaataaaatgaataaaataagaaattttgaatttaaataaataaaatatacttttaatatataatgctTTTAGATTTACATTATCTATTCTTCAATCTTATATTTGATTCGCCATAATGAGACGTGgtatttttataactttaacTTCAATAGATGAAAAAGTTATTGGCATTTTACTGTTTGAAGCTTTTTGAGAATAACTCCCTATTCTATCAATACTAGAAACATGAATTTACTGCAATTTGATGCATTTCATTATGGTGATTCTAATGAGCTttactttatctttttatGATCATGATAAGTTATTATGATTTAACTTCTTTGAAAAAGgtaaatgtatatatatcatataatatattatactgtATCAAAACTGTTGAAACAATTTCAGCAGGTTTTAGCAGTTTtagcagtttcagcatttcaGATGATTTTGCAAACCTATTTTCAGCAGTTTTATATATACCATTCTGCTAAAACTCTTTAATTTTGGTAAGCAATTTTACTTTATCACCactatacatgccacccaaattattttgggttgccataattataagtaaaatcctataaattaaatgaattatggaattccaaattataatcatgacatcccaaaataatttgggcaacATATATAATCATCActattataactattattatcatctttaCTATCATTTTTACTACCACTATTTTCATtacttttatcattttattattgtttctttctttttttttactttttttatcaattgactttttttcatcagatttttctaactttttgaatcttattattatttgatttataattacttgATTTTAGTATTTGGTTTATAAAAGCAAATCTGataaattatagttttataacaaaatgttttaagaaatattgtatcttaaaatttatttttaagatttcttACAAAACAGAAGGAATGAGAAAATCATAtatctttatttgaattttccAGTACATCTAAACAACAAGTTCATTTTAAGTAGTATGAAAATGCCGGTTCTGGCTCACCCCCAccatataatctaaaatactaccactttatataatctaattaccACCATCATATAACTTAATTACCATCATATAATCCACCTACCacttttactataatttaactaccactttatataatctagttaccaccatcatataattttaattaccaCCATATAATCCACCTACCACTTTTCA
Protein-coding regions in this window:
- a CDS encoding uncharacterized protein (BUSCO:EOG092C0C7Z) — encoded protein: MNNTYVFEDKRVSVLLDQATEKQKEVQTRLDALNSFKQLVEEQSIILQPEILHTISGLLRDSVNEIKEWIVDFLDFTFMKIGLSRTLRKDSLEKVLPSIGYIINYESSPAIIKKAILWNASVYPLIFERVVENASDSTSLWNISLSIKSQIMRFFDSENTSQGIKFCAVKYLVTVAKVQSRRMPDSLGKPEEDISLSHCHSLHPILDLQYLEKESISIVNGMLTVMRTESSSVITAIINAFGPLLRVRPQYVLTFVNHVVSWTKIPERNLRLSQFQIRSVNKSMKVQLMALLRIHENATFVMEILNAIIALGGKNDPSKFPRQFRRHLQRDSIEENGRGAVQRIPNTQQSNISFDPSQFALPFVVEVICLVLKTIPQERLNQAKKAIQERNAKQAALAAPSVPQPETESKPKVRDQKPRDPRLEEEEEEDDDDEYDAGNAIIVEDDRLERVINEIVQEIPLDSDSDLSVEMEDKKFKYEPTSPPYEVNDMDIEDVYNDDIAAEPPKSDMMEDITPTPPEVESTPEPQVVSIPAFKFQPYALPPPESLSHDQSNSFIKNAFENILDVEAALSADVKDKRSNVVLTTLSNGKRLSKSQLHIMASRFLTRGLETFEDDRKQFDDLRELVIKFILKDFRNKTDFALTWLDEEWYHDSIMLRKDPSYKSNYSIWLCRLLDRIMPALEDRIFTQFLLDVPELFEDAVDRIKIFCNDPDRSSLGFTTLSELIELRPPARPFCLKILLAYCLHKDERPRSSAITTANKWFPVHPVIGGEVESFALQSLKQLTQEVPPPTYDYHYHHSEVSELAKEEVKDEEKKWTQIDVERHLDLFLSLCAKKRQLFEKLVSIYIESSDSIQKFIRNYSQKIIDTIGLTGLIELFQTFPDGAEDFVLRLLIVYTNKTVQPPTQLINTAKSVIVQRNLDGRFLFPIIAYFEKEEILRHLPKVILTLDATEKQREIVKKVFSKIITISAKTPTPLEPRELLVFLHQLKQNEVPLKHSVEAIHVCFKLTNIFTSQILGAVLQHLSVQPELPPPFMRTVTLSVRAYKNLSGFVNELLLRYINQIWQNEMLRKGFILYCTEYCLKIQPNDFKFLLRLPKTQILDVLEQSDSTLKKQFRNTILESNADQRRLLPGYLIELLEINN